ACAAAACAGTTGAGACAGCCTTGAAACCTCCAAAGGTATCTTTATAAACCACCACTCCTCCCAACACATTTATGGACAACAAAGTCGTGGAACAAATCCCCCCAGTTAGAGAAGATGTCAGAAAAACCATTCCTGCAGTTCCCATAAAGCAACATTGCCATGTCACCACAGTCGACAAAATGGTTACCCAATAAGCTGCGGTTCCTTTGTCGAAAACGCTCTCGGCCTCTTTTTTCATGTCAGAAAACCCTCCCTCACATGCCATGCCTATAGTGGCCAATACTGTTGCTGCAATCTCCATTATCAGCTGCATTTCCATCACCATTTGGTAGCAGTTCACCTTCTGATAGATCTTCTCCATCACTGGCAAATACAAAGCAAACAAAAAACCTGCACCGATGGTGCAGCTGAACCCTATGTAGTAGTTTTTGTTTGTCAGCCCTGCTGGCTTCTCGTGACTCGAATCCAAGGCTAGAATGATAGAACTGACTGTTATGAGGATCACACAATTTAGGTTTGTGAaggttattttttgtttcacaaTCAGGGAAGACAGAATAAGAGTGAAAACTAACTGGGAGGACAAAAGAAGTGCTGAGGTTGAAACAGGAAGGTATGCCACACCCCATGAGATTAAAAGGTTGTTAAACCCTAACATGATACCGACCAAAACCGAAAACAATAACATCTTTTTGCTGAAACCTTCGAAAGGTTTTCTTTTTGTGTATTTAAGGAGAACTGGGAGAAAAATGGGAAAGAGTAGGATAGGAAAACCAACACTCTGAATCCATGTAGAGACCCATTTGTTAGCACCTTTGTGgataaagtaaaattttgacAGCAAACTTGCAGAGAATGAGCCAACAAAAAGTAGAATGTAGTTAATAAGTAAAAGAGGCATATACCTCTTGTTGGTTGTGGACTTTTGATCTTCCTCATTGTTCTCTTCTTTGTTCTCCATGAATGAAGAAAGATTTGGAAGCGATTCTTCCACATAAGCTATTTCAGTTTCAACATCGTTTGTGCCGTTCTCGTGAGGGCTTTCGAGAAACTGATGATGCAATGCAGATGGCGATGTGGTTGCCATGGATGCTAGATTGAGAataaagagattttttttttctttgatcaaAAGATAGAGAGAGGAATGATTTGGGATAGGTAGAACTATCTCTTATATAGACTCAtgaacttttattatatatattaattgatgaTTAATAAATAAACTAGTATTTATGAATTAAACATTTCATGACATAAAGACAGAAAAGATGACAGCTAATAATACAAGTTAAAGTTTATTCCCTAACgttaaattttatgaattcAATCGTTTGAGTTTTGCTATTATTgtacattaaatttttaaataatttgaaaatatttatatatttgaattttcaaataatttaagtGTTATGTTACTAAATTTGATGTATTTTGATGTCTGATAAAGAGCTCATAGAAGTATTACCTCTAGGTTAGAAGAAACTAGCATATTGCATCTTACACTAGTAACTAAATTTAGGACAATTAAGAAAATCAAATGTCTCTTATCTCAAAAAGctcatcttttattattatttattatgttaaaattatacTGTTTACCTCTTTAATATATCAATAGAAGTAATTAATGTGTATGCATAATATCCAAACTTGcatcatgaattaaattaataacaaagAATGACATTTATGAACTTTCCTATATAAGTATTATCAACTATGGTAATATTGATTCATATTTGGCCTCTCATGTAATAcaagtttaaaaatttataccatttttatatgtgaaataatattttaacttatgtTAATCAATCATAAATAATCATAGTTTGAATCATTTGGGTAATCCAGAATGGAATAGATTGGTatcttaagaaaaatataatttacagCCAGTctgtaatatattaaaattataaacacatTGTTAGAACAATTTGTATAGGTAACATACCTAGCTACATTATTTTTGTACATCTTTGTACACATATGTTTGAGATGAGAGATACTAATAACCAggaaatgtattttatatatattttataatttttaataatatttctgtAGCTTAATAAAAAACCAACTATGAAG
This Vigna angularis cultivar LongXiaoDou No.4 chromosome 4, ASM1680809v1, whole genome shotgun sequence DNA region includes the following protein-coding sequences:
- the LOC108321081 gene encoding probable purine permease 4, with translation MATTSPSALHHQFLESPHENGTNDVETEIAYVEESLPNLSSFMENKEENNEEDQKSTTNKRYMPLLLINYILLFVGSFSASLLSKFYFIHKGANKWVSTWIQSVGFPILLFPIFLPVLLKYTKRKPFEGFSKKMLLFSVLVGIMLGFNNLLISWGVAYLPVSTSALLLSSQLVFTLILSSLIVKQKITFTNLNCVILITVSSIILALDSSHEKPAGLTNKNYYIGFSCTIGAGFLFALYLPVMEKIYQKVNCYQMVMEMQLIMEIAATVLATIGMACEGGFSDMKKEAESVFDKGTAAYWVTILSTVVTWQCCFMGTAGMVFLTSSLTGGICSTTLLSINVLGGVVVYKDTFGGFKAVSTVLCIWGFCSYVFGMYIKTKQKKIVRKNSSSTGSSTELIPRRNSDGI